One genomic region from Streptomyces sp. NBC_01304 encodes:
- the efeO gene encoding iron uptake system protein EfeO, producing MRAAVRISLASATAVALATVATGCTEKSDAKSGDDHLIEVTATDDQCDVSKKEFPAGHIELAIENKGSKVTEVYVLYPDDRIVTERENIGPGTKQKVTATVKAGSYQIACKPGMKGKGIRQQVKATGGGKTVKRDPKLDAAVAAYRTYVQQQADETLPLAEEFAKAVKDGDLEAAKKAYAPSRIGWERTEPVAESFGDIDPKVDVREDGLEEGQDLEKDWTGWHRLERSLWKDKKITDRDKKLANLLIKDLEDWQNRVGKAEIDPTSMANGAKELLDEVATGKVTGEEERYSHTDLVDFKANVEGAQKSYELLKPVASKNDPALTKELDKQFKALNDLLDKYREDKSSYEFTSYEKVGKAEQKELSDGVNALAEPLSKLAAAVVVK from the coding sequence ATGCGTGCCGCCGTCCGTATTTCTCTCGCCTCCGCCACGGCAGTGGCCCTCGCCACGGTCGCCACGGGCTGCACCGAGAAGAGCGACGCCAAGTCCGGGGACGACCACCTCATCGAGGTGACCGCGACCGACGACCAGTGCGACGTGTCGAAGAAGGAATTCCCGGCCGGCCACATCGAGCTCGCCATCGAGAACAAGGGCTCCAAGGTCACCGAGGTCTACGTCCTGTACCCGGACGACCGCATCGTCACCGAGCGCGAGAACATCGGCCCCGGAACCAAGCAGAAGGTCACGGCCACCGTGAAGGCCGGCTCGTACCAGATCGCCTGCAAGCCGGGCATGAAGGGCAAGGGCATCCGCCAGCAGGTCAAGGCGACCGGCGGCGGCAAGACCGTCAAGCGCGACCCGAAGCTGGACGCCGCCGTGGCCGCGTACCGCACGTACGTGCAGCAGCAGGCCGACGAGACGCTGCCGCTGGCCGAGGAGTTCGCGAAGGCCGTGAAGGACGGCGACCTGGAGGCCGCGAAGAAGGCGTACGCCCCCTCGCGCATCGGCTGGGAGCGCACCGAGCCGGTCGCCGAGTCGTTCGGCGACATCGACCCGAAGGTCGACGTCCGCGAGGACGGCCTCGAAGAGGGCCAGGACCTGGAGAAGGACTGGACCGGCTGGCACCGCCTGGAGCGCTCGCTCTGGAAGGACAAGAAGATCACCGACCGCGACAAGAAGCTCGCGAACCTGCTGATCAAGGACCTCGAGGACTGGCAGAACCGCGTCGGCAAGGCCGAGATCGACCCGACCTCGATGGCCAACGGCGCCAAGGAACTCCTCGACGAGGTCGCCACCGGCAAGGTCACCGGCGAGGAGGAGCGCTACTCGCACACCGACCTGGTCGACTTCAAGGCCAACGTCGAGGGCGCCCAGAAGTCGTACGAGCTCCTGAAGCCCGTCGCCTCGAAGAACGACCCGGCCCTGACCAAGGAGCTGGACAAGCAGTTCAAGGCGCTGAACGACCTGCTCGACAAGTACCGCGAGGACAAGAGCTCCTACGAGTTCACCTCGTACGAAAAGGTCGGCAAGGCGGAGCAGAAGGAGCTCTCGGACGGCGTGAACGCGCTGGCCGAGCCGCTCTCCAAGCTCGCCGCCGCGGTCGTCGTCAAGTAG